The proteins below come from a single Miscanthus floridulus cultivar M001 chromosome 1, ASM1932011v1, whole genome shotgun sequence genomic window:
- the LOC136550402 gene encoding aspartic proteinase 36-like, translating into MIAIFYKHPDTLFWSVRDILYMKHHGRVDDVFPKITFHFDGGLALDIYPHDYLLNNGSDWCYVVLRNGRSQPEYMKNLVILGDIVFSNKLVVYDLENQVIGWTDHDCSSGSPALTPKMSEL; encoded by the exons ATGATTGCG ATTTTTTATAAGCATCCAGACACCTTATTCTGGAGTGTCCGGGATATTCTTTATATGAAACATCATGGAAG AGTGGATGATGTCTTCCCTAAGATCACCTTTCATTTTGACGGAGGCCTTGCATTGGATATCTATCCACACGATTACCTTCTGAACAACGGG AGTGATTGGTGCTATGTTGTTCTGAGAAATGGAAGGTCACAGCCCGAATATATGAAGAACTTGGTGATTCTTGGAG ACATAGTTTTCTCAAACAAGCTTGTTGTGTATGACCTGGAAAATCAGGTTATTGGATGGACAGACCATGACT GTTCCTCCGGCAGTCCGGCGTTGACACCGAAGATGAGTGAGCTCTGA
- the LOC136504453 gene encoding MFP1 attachment factor 1-like — MYHRPPKRRHRFKIPAATERIELPHLARSPSYSPSGSDPRVSIQLFRTLPKMATDELAPAPAPAPAAVAPSPAFSFSIWPPTQRTRDAVVRRLVDTLAGDTILCKRYGAVPAADADPAARAIEAEAFDAAAATGGPAASVEEGIEALQFYSKEVSRRLLDFVKSRSADAKADPPSEEAQAPAAPEAEAAEPAS; from the coding sequence ATGTACCACCGTCCACCGAAGCGACGCCACCGCTTTAAAATCCCCGCAGCCACCGAACGGATCGAGCTCCCCCACCTCGCCCGCTCCCCGTCCTACTCTCCGTCCGGCTCCGACCCTAGGGTTTCCATCCAACTCTTCCGGACGCTTCCAAAAATGGCCACCGACGAGCTCGCCCCCGCCCCCGCTCCCGCTCCGGCCGCCGTCGCCCCATCCCCGGCCTTCTCGTTCAGCATCTGGCCGCCGACGCAGCGCACCCGGGACGCGGTGGTGCGGCGCCTCGTGGACACGCTCGCGGGGGACACCATCCTCTGCAAGCGCTACGGCGCTGTGCCGGCCGCCGACGCCGACCCCGCGGCGCGcgccatcgaggccgaggccttcgacgccgccgccgccacgggaGGCCCCGCCGCCTCCGTGGAGGAGGGGATCGAGGCGCTGCAGTTCTACTCCAAGGAGGTGAGCCGCCGCCTGCTCGACTTCGTCAAGTCCCGCTCCGCGGACGCCAAGGCCGACCCGCCGTCCGAGGAGGCCCAGGCCCCTGCCGCgcccgaggccgaggccgccgaGCCCGCGTCGTGA